A genomic region of Catalinimonas niigatensis contains the following coding sequences:
- a CDS encoding RagB/SusD family nutrient uptake outer membrane protein, translating into MKKLNKIRNILVLTASFLVGCEDGFDTGLDLEPTGAVSETVFWQNENDARLAVNAVYNELDNPQMVIELDGITDIGFRSASNVPTFNDVRLGEIDPSNATITGIWNRYYRGIRKANDVIANIDRIEEGDPEVLARLEAEARFLRAYYYTQLASLWGNVPLILEPLGINDQRPANTKEEIVTFVLDELDDIINSNALPESYSDGNIGRATHGAALTLKARVALRNNMYETVVEATTAVMDLGIYSLYPDYEELFQFAGQNSSEVIFDRQYAVGGNTYGAFAYSAASIGGGSVVEPMHGLFTKYDYNGPVNPDDPFENIDPRWNYTTYYTGQPIGTSTFNSWPTSNTPDRVASTEFSTVYGYNLKKWIDYNTYAANPDIGSINMILMRYADVLLMYAEAKIELDEIDASVYNAINQIRQRPTVEMPVIPPGQSQEELRQILRDERAVELAFEGLRIFDINRWEIGEVKAGLLQGMLYQDQNTGAWEILDYGTEANFVERDYLWPIPQSEMDINDVLDQNTGY; encoded by the coding sequence ATGAAAAAATTAAATAAGATCAGAAATATATTAGTTTTAACAGCCTCTTTCCTTGTAGGCTGTGAAGACGGGTTTGACACAGGTTTGGATCTGGAGCCTACCGGGGCAGTATCGGAAACTGTTTTCTGGCAGAATGAAAATGATGCCCGATTGGCAGTGAATGCTGTTTATAATGAGTTAGATAACCCCCAGATGGTGATAGAACTAGACGGTATCACAGATATAGGATTCCGTTCTGCATCCAATGTTCCCACATTCAATGATGTGCGCCTGGGAGAAATAGATCCTTCCAATGCCACGATCACAGGCATATGGAACCGCTACTACAGAGGAATACGCAAAGCCAATGATGTGATTGCCAATATTGATAGAATCGAAGAAGGTGATCCGGAAGTGCTGGCAAGACTAGAAGCTGAGGCCAGATTTCTTCGTGCTTACTATTACACTCAACTGGCCAGCCTTTGGGGCAATGTTCCACTGATATTGGAACCACTCGGCATCAATGACCAAAGGCCCGCCAATACTAAAGAAGAGATCGTTACTTTTGTTCTTGATGAATTAGATGATATTATCAATTCCAACGCCCTTCCTGAAAGTTATTCAGATGGGAATATCGGTAGAGCTACCCATGGTGCTGCATTAACTCTAAAAGCAAGGGTGGCCCTCCGCAACAACATGTATGAAACTGTGGTTGAAGCTACAACCGCAGTAATGGATTTGGGCATTTATTCTTTGTATCCTGACTATGAAGAACTTTTTCAGTTTGCTGGTCAGAATTCTTCAGAAGTCATTTTTGACAGACAGTATGCCGTGGGAGGAAATACGTATGGTGCTTTTGCTTATTCGGCAGCCTCTATTGGTGGAGGTTCTGTGGTGGAACCCATGCATGGTTTGTTTACCAAATATGATTATAATGGTCCCGTTAATCCCGATGATCCTTTTGAGAATATTGATCCACGCTGGAATTATACGACATATTATACCGGACAACCTATCGGTACCTCTACGTTTAATTCCTGGCCGACCAGTAATACCCCGGATAGAGTGGCCAGCACAGAATTTTCTACCGTATACGGCTATAACCTGAAGAAGTGGATAGACTATAATACTTATGCTGCCAATCCGGACATCGGCTCTATCAATATGATTCTGATGCGCTATGCCGATGTACTTTTGATGTATGCCGAAGCAAAAATTGAGTTGGACGAAATTGACGCGTCAGTGTACAATGCCATCAATCAAATCCGTCAACGTCCTACTGTGGAAATGCCTGTGATCCCTCCCGGACAGTCTCAGGAAGAGTTAAGACAGATATTAAGAGATGAACGCGCCGTTGAACTGGCCTTTGAAGGGCTACGCATCTTTGATATCAACCGCTGGGAAATTGGTGAAGTGAAAGCCGGATTGTTACAAGGCATGCTTTATCAGGATCAGAATACCGGAGCATGGGAAATTTTAGACTATGGTACTGAAGCGAATTTTGTAGAAAGAGATTACCTTTGGCCTATTCCTCAATCTGAAATGGATATTAACGACGTATTAGATCAAAATACCGGATATTAA